A single region of the Mugil cephalus isolate CIBA_MC_2020 chromosome 4, CIBA_Mcephalus_1.1, whole genome shotgun sequence genome encodes:
- the LOC125006689 gene encoding transcription factor HES-5-like, with protein MKPAEIRFSLQRPLQHRDPDMAPTTTAAMTNSQEHLTLTHKLRKPLVEKLRRERINSSIEQLKSLLGPEFLKQQPDSKLEKADILEMTVYFLRRLQQQQQQHQAVDSVDQGYSRCVQQVVHFLSKEEVKTQSQRRLMDHFNKSSSEKKNLREADFSPLSSTVQTSITKDKSPVNSFLWRPW; from the exons ATGAAGCCAGCAGAGATCAGATTCTCTCTACAGAGACCTCTGCAACACAGAGATCCAGACATGGCACCTACAACCACTGCAGCAATGACCAACTCTCAGGAACatctcactctgacacacaag ctCAGAAAGCCTCTGGTGGAGAAGTTACGCAGAGAGCGAATCAACAGCAGCATTGAGCAGCTCAAGTCTCTCCTGGGTCCAGAGTTCCTCAAACAGCAGCCAGACTCCAAGCTGGAGAAAGCAGACATCCTGGAGATGACAGTTTACTTCCTGAGacgactgcagcagcagcagcaacagcatcAAGCTGTGGACTCTGTTGATCAGGGCTACTCCAGGTGTGTCCAACAGGTGGTGCACTTCCTGTccaaggaggaggtgaagactCAGTCCCAGAGAAGACTGATGGACCACTTCAACAAGTCTTCCTCTGAGAAGAAGAACCTGAGAGAGGCTGACTTCTCTCCTCTGAGCTCCACAGTCCAGACCAGCATCACCAAAGACAAGAGTCCAGTCAACAGCTTCCTCTGGAGGCCGTGGTAG
- the LOC125006687 gene encoding transcription factor HES-5-like isoform X1 → MKPAEIRFSLQRPLQHRDPDMAPTITTAMTNSQEHLPLTHKLRKPLVEKLRRERINSSIEQLKSLLGPEFLKQQPDSKLEKADILEMTVYFLRRLQQQQHQVVDSVDQGYSRCVQQVVHFLTKEEVKIQPQRRLMEHFNKLQSSSEKKNLREADFSPLGSTVQTSITKDKSPVNSSLWRPW, encoded by the exons ATGAAGCCAGCAGAGATCAGATTCTCTCTACAGAGACCTCTACAACACAGAGATCCAGACATGGCACCTACAATCACTACAGCAATGACCAACTCTCAGGAACATCTCCCTCTGACACACAAG CTCAGAAAGCCTCTGGTGGAGAAGTTACGCAGAGAGCGAATCAACAGCAGCATTGAGCAGCTCAAGTCTCTCCTGGGTCCAGAGTTCCTCAAACAGCAGCCAGACTCCAAGCTGGAGAAAGCAGACATCCTGGAGATGACAGTTTACTTCCTGAGacgactgcagcagcagcagcatcaagtTGTGGACTCTGTTGATCAGGGCTACTCCAGGTGTGTCCAACAGGTGGTGCACTTCCTGAccaaggaggaggtgaagattCAGCCCCAGAGAAGACTGATGGAGCACTTCAACAAGCTGCAGTCTTCCTCTGAGAAGAAGAACCTGAGAGAGGCTGACTTCTCTCCTCTAGGCTCCACAGTCCAGACCAGCATCACCAAAGACAAAAGTCCAGTCAACAGCTCCCTCTGGAGGCCGTGGTAG